Within the Marinobacter qingdaonensis genome, the region CGCTGATCAACGAGGCCCAGGCCCGACGGGTCGAGGACATCCTGCAGCGCTCGGTGGCCATGGGGGCCAGGATTGTGGTCGGTGGCCGCCGGCGCGGCAATTTCGTGGACGCCACCGTGATTGCCGACGTGACCCCGGACATGCCGGTGTTCTCGGAGGAGATCTTCGGCCCGGTGGCCCCGGTCATGGCCTTCGATTCCGACGACCAGGCCACCGACCTGGTCAACGAGTCGCCCTACGGCCTGGCGGCCGCCATCCACTCCGGCTCCACCGAGCGGGCGCGCAGGATCGCCGAGCGGATCCGGGTGGGCATGGTCCACATCAACGACCAGACCGTGAACAACGAGTTCCAGGTGCCGTTCGGAGGCCTCGGCAGCTCCGGCAACAGCGGCCGCTTTGGCGGACCAGCCAACCTCGACGAGTTCACCACCAGCCAGTGGGTCAGTGTCCTGGACGAGGGCATCCAGTACCCCTTCTGAGCACCGTCTCCACGCCCGCCTGCCTGCTCAGGCAGCGGTCCCCGCGGGGACGATCTGCCCTTGCCCGGCGCGCATCCTCGCGCTCCGGGCCTTTTTGCATTGGCGCCGCAGGCCCCTCCACACGACCCCGACCAGCACCCTTACCGGCGCTTCAACCGGCGCCGCTACCCACACCTCTGCAAGCACCGGACACCCCTGTGCAGAAAACGGATATTTCTGTCGTCCCGACACGCCTCTAATGACAGAACCCACAACAACAATCCGAGGTGTTGAAATGAGCAGGATCAAACCGCTTGCCAGTGTCGTACTGGCAACCACCCTTACCGCCGGGCTCTCTACCTCTGCCCTGGCGGCCGCCGGCGACCCGGTCAAGATCGGTGTCATGTTGCCGTTCAGTGGTATCTACGCCCAGCTGGGCGAAGCCGGCCGCGACGGTCTGAAGCTGGCGCTCAAGGAGCACGCCGACCAACTGCACGGCGCCGAGATCGAATTCATCGAACTGGACACCGAGGCCAAGCCGTCCCGGGCCCCGGAACTGGCGTCGTCCCTGCTGAACCAGCACGAGGCGGACTTCGTGATCGGGCCGGTGCACTCCGGAGTTGCCATGGGCATGATCAAGATGCTGCGCGGCAAGGACACCATCATGATCATCCCCAACGCCGGCTCGGCCGCGGCCACCGGCCCGCTGTGCTCGCCCAACGTCTTCCGCACCTCGTTCTCGTCCTGGCAGCCGTCCTACCCCATGGGCAAGGTGGCGCTGGAGAAGGGCTACAAAAAGGTCTACGCCATCAGCTGGAACTACGGCATGGGGCGCGAGAGCCTGGACGCCTTCGCCGAATCCTTCGAGGCCGGCGGTGGTGAGATCGTCGAGAAGGTGCTGCTGCCGTTCCCGTCCACCAACTTCCAGTCCCACGTCAGCGACATCGCCGACGAGAATCCGGACGCGGTGTTCACCTTCTTCGCCGGCGGCGGCGCCATCAAGTTCGTCAAGGACTACGACGCCATGGGCCTGCGCGGCAAGATCCCGCTGCTCGGCTCCGGCTTCCTGACCGAAGGCACGCTGCAGGCCCAGGGCCCGGCCGCCGAGGGCGTGATGACCGGCCTGCACTACGCCGAGCAGCTCGACGTGCCCAAGAACCAGCAGTTCCGGGAGGCCTTCCACACCGAGTACGGTCACTACCCGGACATCTACGCGGTGCAGGGCTATGACGCCGGTCAGGCCATCGCCAACACCATCGACCAGCTCAAGGGTGACATTTCCGACAAGCAGGCGGTGATCGGCACCATGGAGAAGCTGACCATCGACAGCCCACGGGGCCAGTTCACCTTCTCCCGGGCCCACAACCCGGTGCAGAACATCTACCTGCGGGAAGTGAAGGACGGCGTCAACGTGGTCCAGAGTGTGGCCGCCGAAGCGCTGGAAGACCCGGCCCGCGGCTGCCGGATCTGATCCCGGCCCTGCCTCCCCCGGCCCCGGCCGGGGGATGTCCCGCCGCGTTCCCCCCGCTCCCGAACTGATTTTTCGCTCAACCGTTGGGTGTCGCTATGTCTACCGAACTTTTCTTCGTGCAACTCGTGAATGGTGTCCAGTACGGGTTGTTGCTGTTCCTGATCGCCTCCGGCCTGACCCTGGTGTTCGGCGTGATGGGCATCCTCAACCTGGCCCATGGCTCCATGTACATGGTCGGTGCCTACCTGGTCTGGTACTTCGTGACCGTCACCGGCAGCTTTACCCTGGGCGCACTGCTGTCGGCGGTGATCGCCCTCGGCCTGGGCATCGTCATCGAGCGGGTGCTGATCCAGCGGCTGTACAATCGCAATCACCTGGACCAGGTGCTGCTGACCATCGGCATGATCTTCGTGTTCAACTCCCTGCAGAGCATCCTCTGGGGCAATGATCCCTACGGCGTCGCCGTGCCTGAGGCCCTGGGCGGTGCGGTGCCTTTCACCGACAACTCCAGCTACCCGGTGTACCGGATCTTTGCCGCATTGATCTGCGTCGCCATCGCCGCCGCGCTCTATTTTGTCGTCAGCAAGACCCGCCTGGGCATGCTGATCCGCGCCGGCGAATCCAACCGCGAGATGGTGGAAGCCCTCGGGGTCAACATCAAGAGCCTGTACACCATCGTGTTTGCCATCGGGGTCATGCTGGCCGCGGTGTCCGGCATCATCGCCGCGCCCATGCGCTCGATCGTGCCGGGCATGGGCGAGAGCGTGCTGATCACCTGTTTCGTGGTGGTGGTCATCGGCGGCATGGGCTCGATCAAGGGCGCCTTCGTGGGCGCGCTGCTGGTCGGCATCATCAGCACCTTCGCCGCAGTCCTGGTGCCCACCATGTCCAATATGATCATTTACATCTTCATGATCCTGGTGCTGCTGGCGAAGCCCCAGGGCCTGTTCGCCAAGTAAGCGGGAGCCGAACATGATTTTCGAAAAACGCACCGAGCGCATCTTCCTGGCGATCTTCTTCCTGGTCGCCCTGTGCATTCCCCTGTTCCTGGAACAGAATTCCTTCTTCGTGGGCAAGGCCACCACCGTGCTGATCCTGGCGGTGTTTGTCATGTCCCTGGATTTCCTGGTCGGCCGGGTCGGCCTGGTCACCCTCGGCCACGCCCTGTTCTACGGCCTGGGCGGCTACCTGTTCGTGATCATCACCCCCGAGTACGAGGCGGTGAACTTCTGGCTCTACGCCCTGGCGATTCTGGCCATCAGCGCCCTGGTCGCGTTGGTGGTGGGGGTGGTGGTGCTGCGCACCTCCGGGATCTACTTCATCATGATCACCCTGGCCATCTCCCAGATGGTCTATTACTTCTTCTTCGACTCCCTGGACTTCGGCGGCAACGACGGCCTGTTCATCTTCATGAAGCCGGACACCAGCGTGTTCGGAGTTAACTTCCTGAACCTGGATAACCCGACCCACTTCTATTACCTGGCGCTGCTGGCGGTGGCCGTGACCCTGGTGGCGATCAAGGTCATCCTGCGCTCGCGCTTCGGCCGCATTGTCGAAGCCAGCCGGCTGAACCCGCAGCGCACCGAGGCCCTGGGCTACAACATCTTCGCCTTCCGGCTGATCAGCTACATCATCGGCAGCACCCTGGCGGCCTACGCCGGTCTGTTATTTGCCCTGCAATACGGCTACGTGAACCCGCAATTCATGACCTGGGAAATGTCCGGCACGGCGCTGGTCATGTCGATCCTGGGCGGCATGGGCACCATCTACGGCGCCCTGCTCGGCACCATCACCTACGAGGGCCTGCAGTACTTCTTCGAGCACATGAGCGAGGACTGGATGCTGTTCATGGGCGGTGCCATCATCCTGATGGTCCTGCTGCTGCGCAAAGGCCTGGCCGGCTACCTGGAAAAACTGCTGGAGAAATGATCATGGCCAACGACATCATTCTGGAAACCGAATCCCTCAGCAAACACTGGGGCGGCATCAAGGCGCTCAACGACATCTCGCTGCAGTTCCGGGACTGTCAGCTGCACGGCGTGGTCGGCCCCAACGGCGCCGGCAAGAGCACCCTACTGAACATGCTGTGCGGCACTCTGACCCCCACCAGCGGCTGCATCTTCCACAAGGGCGACCGCATCGACGGCATGAAGCCCTGGAAATTCGTCCGACGCGGCATCGGTCGCAGCTTTCAGAAGACCAACATCTACACCGAGGTCACCTGCCTGGAGAACTGCGCGGTGGCGGCCCAGCGCCGGTTCACCGGCAGTTTCAACCTGTTCGCCTCCCGGCACGCCAACCGGCTGGTGCGGGAAGCAGCGGAAAAGGCGCTGTGCCAGGTCGGGCTGGAAAAACGCATGCACACGGTGGCGGCGGAGATCTCCTACGGCGAGCAGCGCCAGCTGGAGCTGGCCATGGTCCTGGCCACCGACCCCTGCATCCTGCTGCTGGACGAACCCATGGCCGGCATGGGCCACGAGGAGTCCCAGCGCATCATCGAACTGCTCAACGAGCTCAAGCAGAGCTACAGCATCGTCCTGGTGGAGCACGACATGGACGCCATCTTCGAGCTGTCGGACCAGCTCACCGTGCTGGACAACGGCACCCACCTGATCACCGGCACGGTGAACGAGGTCCGGAATGAGCCCCGGGTGAAAGAAGCCTACTTGGGTAAGGAAGAAGAAGAGGAGCAAGCGGCATGACCGACAGCCTGCTGGAAGTGAAGAATCTCAACACCCTCTACGGTCGCAGCCACATCCTGCACGACCTCTCGTTCCGGCTCGACCAGGGCCAGTCCATGAGCCTGATGGGGCGCAACGGCATGGGCAAGACCACCACGCTCAAGTCGATCCTGGGCATTGTCCGGCCGCGCAGTGGCCACGTCTATTTCGACGGCCTGGACATCAGCGACCTGCCGACCTGGAAACGCATGCGCCGGGACATCGCCTACGTGCCGGAAGGCCGCGGCATGTTCCACAACCTGACCGTGCGCGAGCACCTGCAGATGGCGGCCCGGCCCGACAGCCAAGGCCAGACCGGCTGGGATTTCGACCGGGTGATGACCACCTTCCCGCGCCTTCAGGAGCGGCTGTCGAACCTGGGCACCGAGCTGTCCGGTGGTGAGCAGCAGATGCTGGCGATCGGGCGGGCGCTGGTCACCAACCCGCGGCTGATGATCCTGGACGAGGCCACCGAAGGCCTGGCGCCGCTGATCCGCCAGGACATCTGGAACGTGATCGCCACCATCCGCGAATCCGGCATTTCGACCCTGGTGGTGGACAAGAACATCAAGGCTCTGAAGAAGCTCTGTGACCGCCACGTGGTGCTGGTGAAGGGCCAGGTCCACTTCGACGGCGACGGCGCGGAGCTGGACGCCAACGTGGACAAGGTGGAAA harbors:
- a CDS encoding branched-chain amino acid ABC transporter permease, yielding MSTELFFVQLVNGVQYGLLLFLIASGLTLVFGVMGILNLAHGSMYMVGAYLVWYFVTVTGSFTLGALLSAVIALGLGIVIERVLIQRLYNRNHLDQVLLTIGMIFVFNSLQSILWGNDPYGVAVPEALGGAVPFTDNSSYPVYRIFAALICVAIAAALYFVVSKTRLGMLIRAGESNREMVEALGVNIKSLYTIVFAIGVMLAAVSGIIAAPMRSIVPGMGESVLITCFVVVVIGGMGSIKGAFVGALLVGIISTFAAVLVPTMSNMIIYIFMILVLLAKPQGLFAK
- a CDS encoding ABC transporter ATP-binding protein encodes the protein MANDIILETESLSKHWGGIKALNDISLQFRDCQLHGVVGPNGAGKSTLLNMLCGTLTPTSGCIFHKGDRIDGMKPWKFVRRGIGRSFQKTNIYTEVTCLENCAVAAQRRFTGSFNLFASRHANRLVREAAEKALCQVGLEKRMHTVAAEISYGEQRQLELAMVLATDPCILLLDEPMAGMGHEESQRIIELLNELKQSYSIVLVEHDMDAIFELSDQLTVLDNGTHLITGTVNEVRNEPRVKEAYLGKEEEEEQAA
- a CDS encoding branched-chain amino acid ABC transporter permease, whose protein sequence is MIFEKRTERIFLAIFFLVALCIPLFLEQNSFFVGKATTVLILAVFVMSLDFLVGRVGLVTLGHALFYGLGGYLFVIITPEYEAVNFWLYALAILAISALVALVVGVVVLRTSGIYFIMITLAISQMVYYFFFDSLDFGGNDGLFIFMKPDTSVFGVNFLNLDNPTHFYYLALLAVAVTLVAIKVILRSRFGRIVEASRLNPQRTEALGYNIFAFRLISYIIGSTLAAYAGLLFALQYGYVNPQFMTWEMSGTALVMSILGGMGTIYGALLGTITYEGLQYFFEHMSEDWMLFMGGAIILMVLLLRKGLAGYLEKLLEK
- a CDS encoding ABC transporter substrate-binding protein, whose product is MSRIKPLASVVLATTLTAGLSTSALAAAGDPVKIGVMLPFSGIYAQLGEAGRDGLKLALKEHADQLHGAEIEFIELDTEAKPSRAPELASSLLNQHEADFVIGPVHSGVAMGMIKMLRGKDTIMIIPNAGSAAATGPLCSPNVFRTSFSSWQPSYPMGKVALEKGYKKVYAISWNYGMGRESLDAFAESFEAGGGEIVEKVLLPFPSTNFQSHVSDIADENPDAVFTFFAGGGAIKFVKDYDAMGLRGKIPLLGSGFLTEGTLQAQGPAAEGVMTGLHYAEQLDVPKNQQFREAFHTEYGHYPDIYAVQGYDAGQAIANTIDQLKGDISDKQAVIGTMEKLTIDSPRGQFTFSRAHNPVQNIYLREVKDGVNVVQSVAAEALEDPARGCRI
- a CDS encoding ABC transporter ATP-binding protein encodes the protein MTDSLLEVKNLNTLYGRSHILHDLSFRLDQGQSMSLMGRNGMGKTTTLKSILGIVRPRSGHVYFDGLDISDLPTWKRMRRDIAYVPEGRGMFHNLTVREHLQMAARPDSQGQTGWDFDRVMTTFPRLQERLSNLGTELSGGEQQMLAIGRALVTNPRLMILDEATEGLAPLIRQDIWNVIATIRESGISTLVVDKNIKALKKLCDRHVVLVKGQVHFDGDGAELDANVDKVETALSV